TGTAGGCGGACTCCCTGAACCGGGGGGTGAAGTCCTGGATCTCCCCGTCGACCGAGAGGACCGATTCGGGCGCTCCTTTCTCGACGTAGCCGACCTCTTTCATCGCGACGCCCGCGGAACCGACGACCCGGCAGATCTCGGGCGCGAGCTCGGGCGGCGCGACGACGAGAAGGGCGTCGAGGGAGACGCCGAGGTAGTCGATCCGGAGGTTGTCGAGCATCTCGAGCACCTTCGGCTGGACGAGCGTGCGGAGGTCGTCCTCGACGACGACGATCCGGCAATTGGCGGTCTCGGCCATCTCGTAGGCGTCGCCCCGGAGGCCGCCGTTCGTGACGTCGGTCATGGCGTGGATGCCATTGAGGACACTGCTCGCAAGGAGCGCCTCGCAAGCTTTGAGGAAGTGGAGGTTGATCGTCTCCTCGACGACGTCGGGGAACCCGGAGTAGATCGCGGCGGTGGCGATCGTCCCGCCGCCGGCCCCCTCGGTCATGAGGAGGACGTCGCCGGGGGCGATCTGTTTTCGGGCGGTGAGGTGGTTTGCGACCCCGACGGCGCCGACGCAGCCGGTCATCCGGGAGCCGAGGACCATGTCCCCGCCGATTCGGAGGGTGGAGCCGGTGACGAGCGGGACGCCCATCGCCTCCCCGACGGCGGAGACGCCTGCGGTGTAGTCGAAGATCTTCGCGACGTCGCCGTCGTCGGCGACGTGGATATCGGAGAGGAGGGCGACGGGCTTTGCGCCCATCACGTAGACGTCGCGGAGCGTCGCCCGGGTGACGTGGAACCCGGCGAGGAAGGGAAAGTCGGAGAGGCGGGAGTGCATCCCGTCGACGGTGGTGATGATGTAGTCGCCTCCGGCACGGACGGCGCCGGCGTCGTCCATCTCGTCGACGCCGACCGCGGCATCCGTCCGGCCGATGATCCGGGCGAGCTGCCGGTGGGCGAAGAAGTCCCCCGAGCCCCTCGACCCGACGCCGAACTCACCCATCGTCGAGCCGGAGGGCTCGAAGGCGAAGAGGTCGCCGGAAAGATCGGTCGAGTTCCTGGCTTCGGCAAGGACCGCCCGGGCGAAGGCCCCGGCATAGGCGGGTGAGACGCGGTGATGCTTGACTTCAAGGATATCTTCTGCGAGAAGGCGCACGATCTCGTCGTCGGGAGTGCCGGCGGCGAGGTGCCGGCGGCTGATCTCTTCTACATCCATTGTATGAGTGGTCGGTGCAGAACGAGATAAAAGGAGTGGCAGAGGAAGGGCAAAGATTCAAGCAGGCACCGGACGACACCTGATGGATGACGGGTAAGGGGATGATCGCGGCATGTTCGGTCGCCGGTTCCGACTCCGGCGGGGGGGCGGGCATCCAGGCGGACTTGAAGACGTTTCTGGCGCTCGAGGTCTGGGGGCTGACGGTCGTGACGGCGGTGACGGCCCAGAACACCCGCGAGGTGCGGGGGACCTGGGTGCTCCCTCCCGAGGCGGTGCGGGCCCAGATTGCGGCGGTCGCCGACGACTTCTCCATCGGGGCGTGGAAGACGGGGATGCTCGGCAACGCCCCGGTCATCCGGGCGGTCGCGGAGACCCTGCCGGAGGGGGCTGCCCTCGTGATCGACCCGGTGATGGTCTCGACCTCAGGCCACCGGCTCCTCGCGGAGGATGCGGTCAGGGATCTCGTGGAACTCCTCGTCCCGCGGGCGGCCGTCGTCACTCCGAACCTCCCGGAGGCGGAGGCGCTTGCCGGGATGAGCGTCGCGACCGTCGAGGAGATGGCCGAGGCGGGCCGGCGGATCCTCGATCTCGGCGCCCGGGCCGTGGTGGTGAAGGGGGGGCATCTCTCCGGCGGCGCGGCAATCGACCTCCTCGTCGACCGGGACGGGACGGCGAGTCTCTCCGGCGAGCGTTACCCCTATGCCGTGCATGGGTCGGGGTGCTGCTTCTCCGCGGCGCTCGCGGCGCACCTCGCCCGGGGGATGCCTGCGCGCCGGGCCTTCGCCGCGGCCCGGGCGTTCATCGATGAGGCCATCCGGGAAGCGGCGGGAGGGCCGGGGCCGCTCCGGATCGTCAACCCCGGGGGAGCATTCGTTCGCCGGCCTGGAAACAATTTGCCCTGATTCAGGTATCCGGTCGAAAAATTATTTCACCCCCTCCCCTGAAGCACATCGATTCTTCACCCCGGGAAAAACCCGGAAAAAACACCCGTATTCCCGGCATTATCCACCAGAAATGAGAAAAAGCCATTCCGGAGTATAAACCAAATACGGAATTTTAATAACTGAGAACTGGTAATTACTGTTAGAATGGACGAGATCGACGATGCGATTCTTCGGGAACTGCAACGGGACGGGCGGATGTCCATGGCAGAGCTCGGCTCAATGCTGGGCATCGCACCGTCAACGGTCTTTAAACGGATCGAGAAACTGAAGAACGCCGGTATCCTCGAACGATTTACGATCGTCATCAACCAGAAGTGCTTCGAGCACACGCTGGTCGCTTTCCTGAATGTCCGGGTCCATCCGGATGGGAAACCCGAGGTCGAGGAGTTCATGCAGGACCTCCCGTGCATCCTCGAGCTTTACGAGGTGCTGGAGCCCGGGGACTTCTTCGTCAAGGTCCGGGTGCAGAACATCTCCGAGCTGAAGCGGAGCGTGCTCATCCCCCTCTCCGGTCTTCGGGGAGTGAAGGACATTCAGACGATCATCTCGGTGAGGAAGGTCAAGGAACAGACATAGGTGGAACAGAATGCAGATTGAGACCATGCAGCAGATGCTGGCGATCGTGACGCTCCTCCTCGGAGCGCTCCTCATCGGCGTCATCTACAATGCCTACCGGATCGTGAGGCAGCCGACGTTGCTCCTCTTCATCTACGGGCTCTTTACACTGGTGGTGGGGATCACGTTCGCCGACCTCGTGAGCGTCTTTACGCCCGACACGTTCGTCATCGCCTGGGCGGCGGTCTTCTCCCGCGTCGTGGTGATCCTCGGCCTCTGCGTGATGGCCTATGGTATCCTGAGAGGGTAGCATGCGCACCGGTACCTCGTTCGCCCGGGACTGGCAGCTGATCAAGGTCGCCCGGTCCCTGCGGCAGCACGACGTCACGGGCCCGCTCGTGCGGAGGCTCCTTACGGATGCCTCGCCGCCCCTCACGGAGCAGGTCGCCGCGATCGCGGGAAGGCTCGGTGCGGAGGACGGGACGGTGCTCCTTGCCCGCAACGAGGAGCGGTTCGACCCCCCTACCCTGATGGAGGGCCTCCTCCTGATGTGGGGGATCCCCTGCGAGCCCGTGGACACGGTCGACGGGGGCCAGGCCATCACCATCGACGGCGAGGGCGCAGGGGCGGCGATCCGGGAGACGTTCGCGGACGTCCGGATTGCCGTGCCCTACCTCACCGGCTATGTCCGGGCGCTCCAGCCGGACGCGGTGTTCGAGGCCGGCGAGGGTTGCAGGATGACGATCCGGTTCCCGCCCCGCGGGAAGTAGGGGAGCGCGGTCCGGGGGTTCTCCATGACACCCTGCCGCCGCTCCGGGTCTGAACGGCCATAACAGGGGCCCGGATCGTTTCTCTGGCGCGGCGGCACCTTCTCGCGAGCTTTTTTGAAAATATTTATCTCCGGCAACGTCCGTTCGTTTACTTACAGTATCATAAGGAGACGAGACTATGGAGAGAGGCAATATACGGACGTGCCAGAGCTGCGGGATGCCGATGAGTACACGGGAGCACTTCGGGACGGAGGCGGACGGGTCGCCCTCGAAGGACTACTGCACCTACTGTTATCAGAATGGGGCGTTCACCGCGCCCGATATCACCCTCGAGGCGATGGCGAAGATCGGCGGGGGGATGATGTCGCAGATGTACGCTATCCCTATCGAGAAGGCGGAGAGCTTCACGAAGGAGCATCTCGCGTGCCTGAAGCGGTGGGCCGGAAGGGAGATCCCGGTCTGCGAGAGCTGCGGGATGCCGCTTGCCCGCGATGACGATGCCGGGTCTGAGGCGGACGGGTCGCCCTCAGAGGCCTACTGCGCCTACTGCTATCGTGACGGGGCATTCACCGAGCCGGATCTAACGCGGGAGCAGGCGGTGGTGAAGTACGCGCCGATGATGGCCGAAAACCTCGGCATGCCCCTCGATAAGGCGCAGGAGATGGTGGGCTACTACCTCTCGACGCTGCCGCGGTGGCGGTAGGGGCCCGACGCGGACAGCGGGCGAGTTCTTATATTCCCCGATCCGTGAGATCGATACAGGGGAGAGACCTATTGGGCCTGCATGTCGAACTGCTTGAAAGGAGGGAGGAGATCCTCGCGGTCGCGGCGAGACACGGCGCACGAGCGGTCAGGGTCTTTGGATCGGTCGCCCGGGGCGAGGAGACCCCGGCGAGCGACCTCGACCTCCTCGTCGAGTTCGAGCCGGGGAGGAGCCTCCTCGACCAGATCGCGCTCGCCCAGGACCTGGAGGACCTGCTCGGCCGCGAGGTCGACGTGGTGACCGAGAAGGGGCTGCACTGGTATATCAGGGACGCTTCTCTCCGTGATGCCGTGCCGCTGTGAAAGACGACTACGAACGGATACTGGACATTCTGGAAGCCATTGGACGGGTTGAGAGAGTGTCAGGCCGGTCAGTTTGCCCGACCACACGCCTCATACTCTATAACGACCTATAGGCATTAACATGTCCGCCACTACCGTCTGGATCACGCCGGCGAACAAAGACCGCCTGGAGGGTCTTAAACGGCACCCCAAGGAGTCCTATAACGACGTTATCAGCCGCCTGCTCGACATGGCCGTCGATGACGAGCCCCTCTCGGAGGAGGCTATCCGGGGTATCGAGGAGGCCCTGGAGGACATCAGGGAGGGTCGGCTCTACTCCGAGGACGATATCCAAAAGGAGTTTGGTGTGGAGGAATGACCTACACGGTCACCTACACCGCCCGGGCCCGGCGGGACCTCCAGAGTCTCCTGCCGGAGGTGGCCCGCCGGATTATCCGTTCGGTCGCCGGGATCCGGGAGAACCCCTACCGGCATGTCCGGAAACTGGCCGGGTTTTCCAGGACTCCCGTCTACCGGCTCCGGGTGGGCCAGTACCGGGTTGTGCTCACGATCGAGGATGAGCGCCTCCTGATTCTGGTACTGGAGGCGGGAAACCAAAGCAGCATCTATCGGTAGGGAGGCGATCAGGAAGATGGCTCGTCCGTATGATTTTCCGCACAGATCCGCTCTGCACACACAACAAAATCCGTTGCCCTGGCGATGACGGAGACCACTTCTTCCCGCATGATGCTCCGGCAGATCGTGTAATCCACCTCCTCCCGGAGTTCTTCGATCAGGTTCAATGCCCGTCCGTGCTCTCGAGCGAGTTCACCGGTCCTGACGTACTCCGAGCCGATTGCCGGGATCAACCCGGCATGAGTCTTTCTACGCCTTTTCGGTGCAGAAGAGCAAGGGCTGCAAGATACATCGCATAGTAGGCTCGATTGAATCTTCGTAATGCCCCTCAGTACAGAGGATACGCGCTGCATCGAGGCGCTGGTGCGATTTGACAAAAAACGCCGTTATGACAGACCGGTCGTTCGCTTAAACCGCCACGCCGTCATGAAGAACATGCCTGATGAGGGGGTACTCCCGGTGCGCCGCAAGATCGGCCCGGGAGATGACCTTGACCGAGAGCCGCTCCCCGGAGAGCATCAGCAGGTCGAAAGCAAGTCCTGTAAGATATTCACGAAGACGAAGATCCTCCCCGGATGTAATCACAAGGATATCAATATTGGAGTCCGGCCGGTCGTCCCCCCGTGCCACGGAACCGAAGAGTATGATCTCTTCTATTGCGTCGCCGCACGCCTCTCGTGCCTTTGCCGCGAATTCGTGGATGACCCGGTCGTTTGACCGAGACCATGATGGAGTTGTTGTGAATGCGGGGCATGATGATTACTGATCAAACTTCAGGCTATATCGGCGTATAATCGCTCAGGGCGTATACTCTTCGACATCCATCGTGGTTAACCGGGTCGGGCGGGCATGGCCTCCCCGACCGCAGGCCGGACGCTCCGAACCTTCCTTTGCCCCTCACCGGTTCCCCGCACCCTCGCGGGCCCTTTTGGTCCCACAAAGGCGATCGGATCTCAGGAGGGCCGGTTATCGCACCAGGCGGTGCTCATGCTCCTGCCCTGCAGGCAGTCGCACTTCGCGCCTTCGCGCCTTCGCGTGAGCTGATTGTAGAGATAGTGATATGGCCTCACGCGAAGCCGCGAAGAACGCGAAGTTTGGTAGAGGATGAGGAGCTCACCTCGCACCTCTGGTGCTCCCGCCGCTGCCGCCAGTCGTGAGTCGAAACCCTCCCGGGTTTCTCCCGCTCCGGTTCTAACGAACCGTCGTGAGTCGAAACCCTCCGGGTTTCTCCCGCTCCGGTTCTAACGAACCGTCGTGAGTCGAAACTCTCCGGGTTTCTCCCGCTCCTGCCGCTCGCTCCGCTCACGCCAGTCGTGAGTCGAAACCCTCCGGGTTTCTCCCGCTCCGGTTCTAACGAACCGTCGCGCATACGAAAAATTCCGCCCCCGATACGGCCCCGGATCTTCCCCACCTGCCGCACCCCCGGAGCACCGCTCCGGACCCCCGTATTATATCCCCGGTGAAATTAATCCGGATTATCCCCAAAACCTCGATTCCAGCCCAGGGGTTCTTTTCAACAACCCATTTATGGCATGAAAGGATCTTTCGCACTGCCGTGTCTGACGATATAAAATCATTCCGGAAAGAATCACTACGACAGATTTATATGATATAAGAAAATAGGTAATCTCGTCGACTGAAATCCCCAGCGGGGGTATCAGGTCAAAGAGGTATGAGTATGATGAAATTCAGAGAGAATGAAGAAGCAGTCTCACCGGTGATCGGCGTTATCCTCATGGTCGCCATCACGGTGATCCTCGCTGCGGTTATCGCGGCGTTTGTGTTTGGGATGACCGGGAACGTGCAGACGACGAAGACAGTGGCTATCGGCTCGGCACTTAACAGCGGCGATTTAGCCCTCACTGTCAACGGAGGTGCAGATCTGCCCACTCTTCAACAGCTGACAATTACAATAGACGGAGCGGTACCTACCGGCACTATTACCTGTAATAACGCTGATGTCAGCGAAGCAGATGGAATACTTACGCTTGGAGCAGGCAAGAAATTCCAGGTTGGAAACACGATCACAATCGAAGGACAGAACTCTGGAAGACTCCTTGTCGTTGGCAAGTGGAGCGACGGTGCTGAGCAGATTATCCTTGACCGCACCTATTAAACCTTTTTTTAAAAGATCAAATTTAGCGCACAAATTTCAAGATTCCAAATAACCAACACGTTAGTTAGTGCTCTTTGTCATCTTACATCCAAGAATCCCATTTTACCTTCGCAACTTTCGTACCTTCGCGTGAGGTAATCTCTCCAGTACCACATGCAATAGTCGACAATCCACCTGATCTAGTAACATTTTCAAGATAAAGTGCTGCGATGCACTGACAATCAATGAAAGTAAGTTATACGGCCCCAATAAGAGATTTTCACATCAGTGAGACCATGATTGCCTAGTCAGAGGTCTAACAGGTGCGTTTGTAGATACCTTCTCCTACACATCATACCAGCTACCCGAACTCATCCCCGCTGGCGCTCTGCGCTCCATTGTGAATGAAACCGCATCAGAGGGCTTCACCTCAACAAAAAACCTCTGGTTATGAGCGATGAGCAGATCCCCCGGAAGCGTGGGGTCATCCGCTTGGAACAACGGGATCTGTACCTGCCAGAAAACCGGTCTCCCGCCTCCTCCACTGCCGCCTATCGGATGCCACCGGGCCGCTCCCGTGTATGTCTGTATCGAATCAGCGGTCGATACGGTGACGACAATCCGCTCCATATTGATGTCAGCGCCGCCCTGGGGACCCCTCACCATGACAATGATATACCGTATATGCCGACCGTCGGTACTTGCCTGCACCATAACCGGCTCGGCGATCTGGACAACGGCGCCGACCTGTTTTACCGCTGAGTAAACAGTCTGCTCCGTCTTCTGGGTCGTGAAGAAGCCGGCACCGAGCGCCACGTACGCGAAGACGGAGGCTACGACGATAAAGGCAATGAAGACCATCGCTGCCTCTAGGCCAGTGAACGCTCTGTCGTCTAATGCAAGCGGCTCCATTGCCACCTCTAGTTCGTCCGTTAGACAAGACTGTTTCCCGGTCGTTCCTATCTACTGAATTGCCGGGCGATTATTTGAACGTATAGCACTTGTTACGGCAAAACGGCATAACTAACCTGGCTTCGTTGAAACCGGCCCCGGCATCAGGTTCTTTTGGTTGAACCTCACAACCCTTCTATATGGAGATTCGTGCCGTCGGCGGATTTCTGGTAGTAATCTCGATCGTTGTGGTTCTCCTGACCGCCGGCTGCACCTCACAACTGCCGCCGGGTAACGATCAGGCTGTCGCGGATGCCTACCCCTGCTCTCCACTGGAGGTTGTGCCGCCAATTTACTACCAGGGAGCCCCGATGGATGGGTCGGAAACAGCAATCGCCGGATTCGCCCTCAACTTGACAGTTATCCCCTATACGAAGACATCAAGCACCCTGGAACAGGATGGAGAGATCAACATCACAACAATCTTCATCACCTATACAGACGGTCGTGACATCTACATCCTTAAGCCTGGGGATTACTCCATTGCCAGACGGCAAAGCGGAGACGGCGACGATGCGCTCGAACCGGGTGAGGTCGTGGAACTGATCCTGCCCGTTCGTCAGCCTATACCCGCAAACACTGAGGTCTATGCCGAGTTCTGGACTCCCTATCACGGAACGCTGACCCTTGCGCTTCACACGCCGGACACGATAGAATTTTCCGGACAGATAGTTGAATTTACCGCTGCACCTTTTGTCTCATATTGATATGGGAATTATCCTGAAAGCAGGTCAGGGGATAGCAAACAGCGAGAAAGAGCATCACCTCACCCCCTCCCGCCCGTTCCATTCCCGGACCATTCTTGCATAGCACCCCTCGCAGATCCTCGTGTGGGCCTCCTGCGAACGGTAGACCGCCTTCTTCTCCCCGCAAATGTCGCACCGGCCGATCTCAACCTTCGTCCGAGTAAACGTCCGGTGATCGAGGACTCCGGGGAGCGGCTGCGCCTTCGCTGGCCACTTTGCCCTCTTCAGGCAGTCATAGCAGAGGTAGGTCCCTCCACCGCCCCGTCTTACCGACGACGTCGGCCGGCGGCCGCAGACGTGGCAGGGCTCGTCCTTTGGCACCGGGAGGGCGATATAGTCGGCGGGGTTGACCAGGGCGGATGGTTGCACATTTACACTCGTTTTCACACCTTTACACCCGGACTTACACCGCGAAAATCCACCATATGGAGCCGGTTCTCTGATCGGCAGGATTTGCCCCGGAATATCCGGGATGTTTTCACCACTGTGGATTTCATGGACACCAGAAGTCGCGTCACCCGCTCCTGCAGGCAGGCTCTCCGTTCCCGGCAACCGGTGTAAATTACCACTCTGATCTATACAGATCTCTGTACATATCTCTCCAATAGAGCAATCCCCACCATCATGGACGGGATCTTCGTTTACACTTTCCCCGGATTTCTGGTGTAAACCGGGTGAAAAGGTGAAACCATGAGGACCACCGTCCCGATCGTCCGGGCCGTCATCCAGCCAGACCGTGGTACTGTTACTCCAGGTACGGTAGACCTCCCGGTCGAATGAGAAGTAGTGCTCCCGCCGCCGGACGGTCTCCCCGACCCCGATCATCTCCCCGGTCACCGTTGCGTCGATGTAACTCACCGCCGGGCATTTCTCCAGCAGGCCGGCATACGTGGCCCGGTTGTTGGTGTAACCGTGGAGGAGCCGGTAGGTCCTCTGGTAAGGAAGGCCGAGTGCGCTCTGGAGCTGGCGGACGGTGAAGACCTCGATCCCCATCTGTGCGACCGTCGCGAGCGCCGCCGCCTCGTTTTTCGTCAGTTTGGTCTCCTGGCCCCCTGCTTCGCCGTTGATGGCGGAGTAAAGGGTCGCTGCCGCCGCGAAGTCCTCCGGCCGGGCGATCACCGCTCCGTCGTCGTCGCGGTCGCGCTGGAGAAAGAAGAGCCGGGCCCGGCACTTGATCAGGTCAAAGAGCATGCCCGGGTTCCTGCGGTTCTGCATCGTGGAGAACTGGATCCTGCGGGCGAACGGGATCCGGACGGAGAGGATATCCTCTTTGACGATCTCCCAGATCGCCCGGCAGGTGAGAACGTCGTCCTTTGCCGGGCCGCGGCCGGCCGCCTCCACCTCCTTCATATGTTCAAAGACCCGTTTGTCCTGCTCGACGGTATCGTCGATCCAGACCGTGAGCATCCGGTTCATCACCTGGTCGCCGCCGAGGTCCTCGACCTTGGCGAGCCACCAGACGCACCGCTCGGGGATGGTGCAGACCCGGAGCTTCCTCTCGGTCGTGAGGGTCCGGTGCTCGATCGGCTCCCGGAAGTTTGCGGTCGCGGATTTGAGGACTTCCTGGAGGTCGTCGGAGAGCGAGACGTCGTCGAAGAGGAGGACGGTGCCGGGCCGGAGGTCGTCGTCGTAGTAGAGCGCCTTGTCCGAGACGGTGCCCTTGAGTTTGTAGGCCGCCGGAATGAGGTTCTGCATCGTCGTGCAGGCGTGGGTCTTTCCCTTCCCAGAGTTGCCGGAGACGGCGACGTGGAGGCCGTTCG
This portion of the Methanoculleus caldifontis genome encodes:
- a CDS encoding nucleotidyltransferase family protein — its product is MGLHVELLERREEILAVAARHGARAVRVFGSVARGEETPASDLDLLVEFEPGRSLLDQIALAQDLEDLLGREVDVVTEKGLHWYIRDASLRDAVPL
- a CDS encoding type IV pilin N-terminal domain-containing protein, which produces MMKFRENEEAVSPVIGVILMVAITVILAAVIAAFVFGMTGNVQTTKTVAIGSALNSGDLALTVNGGADLPTLQQLTITIDGAVPTGTITCNNADVSEADGILTLGAGKKFQVGNTITIEGQNSGRLLVVGKWSDGAEQIILDRTY
- a CDS encoding zinc ribbon domain-containing protein — translated: MERGNIRTCQSCGMPMSTREHFGTEADGSPSKDYCTYCYQNGAFTAPDITLEAMAKIGGGMMSQMYAIPIEKAESFTKEHLACLKRWAGREIPVCESCGMPLARDDDAGSEADGSPSEAYCAYCYRDGAFTEPDLTREQAVVKYAPMMAENLGMPLDKAQEMVGYYLSTLPRWR
- a CDS encoding Lrp/AsnC family transcriptional regulator — encoded protein: MDEIDDAILRELQRDGRMSMAELGSMLGIAPSTVFKRIEKLKNAGILERFTIVINQKCFEHTLVAFLNVRVHPDGKPEVEEFMQDLPCILELYEVLEPGDFFVKVRVQNISELKRSVLIPLSGLRGVKDIQTIISVRKVKEQT
- a CDS encoding AIR synthase-related protein, whose product is MDVEEISRRHLAAGTPDDEIVRLLAEDILEVKHHRVSPAYAGAFARAVLAEARNSTDLSGDLFAFEPSGSTMGEFGVGSRGSGDFFAHRQLARIIGRTDAAVGVDEMDDAGAVRAGGDYIITTVDGMHSRLSDFPFLAGFHVTRATLRDVYVMGAKPVALLSDIHVADDGDVAKIFDYTAGVSAVGEAMGVPLVTGSTLRIGGDMVLGSRMTGCVGAVGVANHLTARKQIAPGDVLLMTEGAGGGTIATAAIYSGFPDVVEETINLHFLKACEALLASSVLNGIHAMTDVTNGGLRGDAYEMAETANCRIVVVEDDLRTLVQPKVLEMLDNLRIDYLGVSLDALLVVAPPELAPEICRVVGSAGVAMKEVGYVEKGAPESVLSVDGEIQDFTPRFRESAYTPVKKVVDEDKRDFEEMKVGVERAAEAALAKKLRILSRLRSS
- a CDS encoding DUF7557 family protein, which produces MSATTVWITPANKDRLEGLKRHPKESYNDVISRLLDMAVDDEPLSEEAIRGIEEALEDIREGRLYSEDDIQKEFGVEE
- the thiD gene encoding bifunctional hydroxymethylpyrimidine kinase/phosphomethylpyrimidine kinase; translated protein: MIAACSVAGSDSGGGAGIQADLKTFLALEVWGLTVVTAVTAQNTREVRGTWVLPPEAVRAQIAAVADDFSIGAWKTGMLGNAPVIRAVAETLPEGAALVIDPVMVSTSGHRLLAEDAVRDLVELLVPRAAVVTPNLPEAEALAGMSVATVEEMAEAGRRILDLGARAVVVKGGHLSGGAAIDLLVDRDGTASLSGERYPYAVHGSGCCFSAALAAHLARGMPARRAFAAARAFIDEAIREAAGGPGPLRIVNPGGAFVRRPGNNLP
- a CDS encoding type II toxin-antitoxin system RelE family toxin encodes the protein MTYTVTYTARARRDLQSLLPEVARRIIRSVAGIRENPYRHVRKLAGFSRTPVYRLRVGQYRVVLTIEDERLLILVLEAGNQSSIYR
- a CDS encoding archaellin/type IV pilin N-terminal domain-containing protein — protein: MEPLALDDRAFTGLEAAMVFIAFIVVASVFAYVALGAGFFTTQKTEQTVYSAVKQVGAVVQIAEPVMVQASTDGRHIRYIIVMVRGPQGGADINMERIVVTVSTADSIQTYTGAARWHPIGGSGGGGRPVFWQVQIPLFQADDPTLPGDLLIAHNQRFFVEVKPSDAVSFTMERRAPAGMSSGSWYDV